CACATGGACGATGAAGAGATAGCTGCATATAAGCGGAAGATGCAATTgggcaagaaaaagaaaaggaagatgcAATTGGATGAAGATGATGAATGTATTGCAGATGACTATGACACTTCTTCAGAAGAACATGGTAGCCCAGTGTATGCCGAGTCAGGGGACAGCAGTTCGAacgatgaagatggtgatgagttTAAATCAGTTTCAGCAATTTGGATTTGTTGTCAATAGACTGTAGTTATTATTTTAAATGTTGGTCTGTCTTTTTTTTGGGCAAAGGTGATAATGATGTTGGTGATGGAAGCGGTGGTACTACAGCTGGTACAGATGTACCAGGTGGTTCAGGTGACTAAAATCAACTCACATGTGACATAAAAATGCATACATGTGGTGACAGTTGATTTTGTATCCTACAATTATGCTCGAGTTATTTATATTTGACATTGTAGGTGTTAATCATGGAAAACCAACCCCTCTACGGCCAAGATCAACTAGGAAAAGAAAGCCGATTGTCAAGAGCATCTACGGCCTATAAAAGGTCAGATGGCCCTTTTATATGCTAACATCAGCATTGTCATTGTGATTTTATTTCATTGAGTTTGAAAATTGTCTATGTCAATATTTTTTAAGGTGTAGGCTCAATATCAAAGGAAAAGATCTGGATGGTGCATGGCACCCTTCAGTGGATGTGCTGTTAGCTTTTAGTGCACTCCTATATTTTGTAATGAATTTGAGACTACTTACCTATCTAATGGACTGTAATATGATCTAATGGACTGTAATATGTGCTATTGAGTGTAGTGGACCTTATTATATATGCTATAGAATGGACTATAATATGTGGGACTTAGCAACGTTCGGCGTAGAACCTATCTAATGCACTcataatgttttattcttgtttttatctgtgaacaagtgatgtttaatagcttaggaatagtttTAACTCAAattctacaaaaaaaaatttgaaaaaatttgaattttttgaatttggtccgatatttccatATATCATGCTTATCCTGATTATCTatgacctccgataaattttaatttccgaaaaaaaaaaccttggttctactgagtctaaaacctttggactccaaagtctcccgtcataactccagtttctgattcactcatatccggctttcatcaactagcactcaTAATCCGCGAAAagtatacaccaagggatgtccccttgtatgtcccttgtgacctcatccatcactaagataaacagataagggctcaaagctgacccttgatgtagtcatatcctaatcgggaagtcatctgtgtctcgatcacttgttcgaacactagtcacaacattgttatacatgtccttaatgagcccgacgtacttcgttgggactttatgtttgtccaaagcccaccacataatattccttagtattttatcataagccttctccaagtcaataaaaaccatgtgtaggtcattcttcttcttcctatactgctccataacttgtcttattaagaaaatggcttccatggttgaccttccgggcatgaaaccaaattggttcatagagacccgcgtcaTTGCTCTTAagcaatgctcgataactctctctcatagcttcatagtatggctcaacttaattccccggtaactAGTACAACTttaaatatcccctttattcttgtagatcgataccaatatacttctcctccactcgtcatGGTTGAACagtttggttagccatactatagttaTGTCCCCGaagcatctccacacctcgattgggataccatccggtcccatcgccttacctcctttcatccttttcaacgcctctctaaccttagattcttggattctccgcacaaagcgcctatttgtgtcattaaaaaagtcatccaactgaaaggttgtgtccgtattctcaccattgaacaatttgtcaaaatactcttgtcatcgatgtcggatctcatcctccttcaccaagagatgctctctttcatccttaatgcacttaacttggttgaagtctcttgtctttctctcacgaaccctagccatcctataaatgtccttatctccttccttcgtactcaaatgttggtaaagatcctcatacgctctaccctttgccacacttacagctcgctttgcagtcttctttgccaccttgtacttctctatgttgtccacacttctgtcatggtacaagcgtctatagcattctttcttctccttaatagccctttggacttccccgttccaccaccaagtatctttagcctcgcctccacttcctttggttactccacgcacctctgaggccaccttccgaatgttggttgtcatcttctcccacatgttgtttatgtcatcttctttcttccaagagccctctttgataactctttccctgaatacctctgacgtctcccctttcagttttcgccactttgttctttcaatcttagcttgtttatccctacgggcacgcacctaaaaacgaaagtctgccaccaaaagcttatgttgagaaacaacacactcccctggtatcatcttgcagcccaagcatgctcgtttgtcctttcttcttgcgaggacaaagtcagtctggctagagtgttgtccgctactgaaggtcactagatgagattctctctttctaaagaaaatgTTGGCTATCaacaggtcaaaagctaccgcaaaGTCcaaaacttcctccccctcctgattcctattaccgtacccaaaacctccatgaactgccttgaAACCTGcgtttgtagtacctacatgcccattaagatctcctcatATAAAAAAGCTTCTCATTATTAGGTACAGCTTTAattaggccatctaagtcttcccagaactgtctcttagcactatcgtcgaggcctacttgaggggcatatgcactaattacgttcaagaccatatcaccaacgacaagcttgaccaAGATAAtcatatctccttgccttctcactcccgccacaccattcttgaggcacttatcaatcaaaactcctactccatttctattcgcgactgtccctatgtaccaaagcttgaaacctatattgtccacctccttcgccttctgacccttctatttagtctcttgaacgcataatatatttacatgcctcctagtcacggtatcaactaattctcttaacttacctgtaagcgaccttacattccaactacctaaacggatcctagttggttcgactagtttccttacccttcgcacccgtcgaataaaatgtgaagacccttgcttatTTTTCACTACACACggacgccgatgtagcgcgccactaaggaagcgacgacccgatccttgctcacttgacaccatgcccagatcgcgacatggcgcgtcaccaagggggtgccgacccggcccttgcccatttaacaccatacccgggttccgatatagcgcgtcgctaagagggttacgccccaacggttttctttcgggtttcatctccattagaatggctagatttaacgttggctcgccacgcctatcacaaccctcctcctttaccagggcttgaaacctgctatgttgagacaacataggcggtttcaaaaaaaaaagaaaaaataaaggaGTACCTCAGTGCGACATAGAAGCCCCACGGAAGCAGCTTCCTCGTCTGTAATGGAAGAGTAAGATTGATCAGAAAGCTAGTCCAAGTGGGGTCCATGATAAACAAATTACAGTCTGACTTACAGTGGTGTATGCCTGGCAGTGCTTCCATGCTACCGCAGCGGCAATGCCTGCAAATAATGTGCATAGCATATTAATTATCATAGGTTTCCACATGCAGAACCTCAATTCAGCTTATGATAGCTGGATAGCAAGACCAAATATTTACAGACACCATAATATTGCCTGCTCAGAAAGCATTTAAGGAGATCTATAGAATGTCAACTTGCATCGAAACGCTTAGCCCTGATTCAACAAAATCTGCTAAGATGATGTGTTGCAGAAAATAAACTACCTGCTTGCGCCAGTATGAACGGTAAACTGGACTTTCCACTCCTCCAGACCTTAAGGCTAAGTACAGCCAGGGCCAATATAGCAAGGCCAGGTGCAACACCAAAAGTAAGACTTGCAGGGCTCCTCCAAAACAGAAATCCAACAAGGCCCATGGAGAATAAAAATCCACCTGAACGAGAAAATTTGTATTTTTAGAATTTTTCCTAATATTTTAGAGACAATATTGAATGGATAGCATAGTATTGGAGAAATTCAGAAGCTCTCAAAAAGGTTGAGATATATAAATGTTTTCCGATTAGATCTAATGGTAAAATGTTTAGAAAGCTCCCTAAAGCCCTATTTAAAGATTTATTCAGGGGTGCGGAAAGAAAGAAGAAATAGAAACAAACCATGCTGCTATATCAGTAATACTGAAGCAATAAGCAACTTCTACTTAAAGGTATTCAGTATTCACCCAAAAATTTGCTAGCTACAAAGCTGAAATCATACCAAAAGGTATCCCTAGGCAAAAGTCGTGTATCTTTGCACACTTCTGTTGAGGAGCAGCCTCCTGCACTGTATACTCATTAGCAGGTGGTACAATGGCTGGCTCTTCAGTTTCGCCACCTGTTTGCTCCGAGGTGGCTTCAGTTTCGCCACCTGTTTGCTCCGAGGTGGCAACAGAATCAACAGGAGTGGTATAGTCTGCCTTCATGCACATTGTAGTCCACGGCTGCAGGGCAATACAGCAATGACATGAGAGGAACTATTAACCAAAGAGATTAGGAGTAGAAGAGGAAGAACATAAGAGTAGGTAAACATGCCAGATCTttttgctaggaaaaatatgcttCTACAAAAAGGAAGAGAACTAAGTTATTTGAATGCAAGCTACATATATTCATAATCACAAACATATATTCATGGAGTTCAACAAAGCCTGTTTTCATGACAAACACCCTTTCCGCTTTTATTATATGATGAAAGACACTGGCACCTAAAAAATTTGATAAAATTCCAAGAATGAAGTGCATGAGATCTCAAATTTGGCTTAGCTTCGAACTCATATAATCGATGTTAGCTTCACTAAGCGCCTAGCTTGAACCCAAAAGATCCAATATTCAAAGCCTAGGCTAAAACAGTGTTTTGCAAAGGGAATATTGGTTGAAGCAGCATCCAATAGCATGATCAAACAACATATTTGCAAGATCTGTTTATAGCAAAAGCAGGGAAGCTTTAATAGGTATTAAGGCCACTCATGACAACAACAATTAAAAAACTCAGATTCTAAAACTTAACTTCAGTAATGTAATACACACCAGAAATACACTCTTaggtattaatcaaagttattCAGCACCATAGGCACATGTTCATTTAAGAAATGAAGCAAACAAATGGTAAGGCCATAATGATAGACAAAACTGTGGTTCCCTGAATTCAGACCACCAAATAAGCATAGTTGTTCTTTtagactttggaatcaagttgaataatatcatatatatataaatataacacAGATAAACAGAGCAAACAAATGACACATGACAGTTCTGAATACTCTTACTGCAGCATAGAtaagctgaataaaataaagagcacACTTGTACAAAAATTGGTTGGACTCTATAGGATTTCAGACAAAACACATGCTACTAAAGTATTAAAGTAACTTGAACCACAAGCAATCATGTATAGTTGATGTTTAGATAACAGAGTATAGTGGAAACAATACAAAAATCAGATTTAAAGAACAAAGACCACAAAACTGCACATGAATACAGCTAGCTCTGAACAAACAACACAGAAAAGATTCAGTAACTAAACCCACTATTATATCTGAGTAATTCTAGTGAGATCATTGAAAACATGAGACAAGGACACTACTGCATACAGGAACAGTTCTTATAGCAGTCCAGTTAATGGTATTGGCACACGGAACAGAAGTTCTGACAAATCGACAAGTTGAACCTACAGACTCATTTTGAGTTGAAAGTTTGTCCTTCAATATCCACAGGAAGTTGAAAGGTTTCTCTTTCTTGTGACTGGATCCACACAAAAAATTGGAAATAAAACTGAACACTTTACAAGTTGACATGGTAAATCAGGATAAATCATAGCTGGGCGACCCTCCTGCAAAAGACAAGGAATGTGTCCCCTGGGAACGTTCATAGCAACAAACATGGATTAACCATGCTCCACGGCATTGGCTTCATAGCTTCCAAAGCAGCCTTGGCAACAATGGGACTATGGGAGTGACAGTGCA
Above is a genomic segment from Miscanthus floridulus cultivar M001 chromosome 3, ASM1932011v1, whole genome shotgun sequence containing:
- the LOC136545284 gene encoding protein FATTY ACID EXPORT 1, chloroplastic-like, which produces MLRTHLPPEAWRRPLPQEAGAQDQSPRISFHRNATRSRIPGGQLRCGGPEPRWLSSARTSSSDSQPWTTMCMKADYTTPVDSVATSEQTGGETEATSEQTGGETEEPAIVPPANEYTVQEAAPQQKCAKIHDFCLGIPFGGFLFSMGLVGFLFWRSPASLTFGVAPGLAILALAVLSLKVWRSGKSSLPFILAQAGIAAAVAWKHCQAYTTTRKLLPWGFYVALSAAMICFYSYVVLAGGNPPPKKAKAAA